One window from the genome of Phocoena phocoena chromosome 15, mPhoPho1.1, whole genome shotgun sequence encodes:
- the LOC136135429 gene encoding zinc finger protein 248-like, which produces MSKKSFKGSKCEKSHKTLKLSQHQRMCLGEPNNECSESGRVLNKKSHLTQNQRAHKGKKTYDCNKCGDSFPKKTDLSQHQSVHTGKKPYECSECGKSFFVKSNLTEHQRTHTGEKPYKCCECGKSFCQKSALTVHQRTHTGEKPYKCNECGKTFCVKSNLTQHQRTHTGEKPYKCNECWKSFCVKSNLIVHQRTHTGEKPYRCPECGKTFYEKSALTKHQRIHTGEKPYECNECRKTFSQRSALTKHQRKKHKKKTPTNTLYVQKPSSAVHSH; this is translated from the coding sequence ATGAGCAAGAAAAGCTTTAAAGGTAGTAAGTGTGAGAAATCCCACAAGACGTTGAAACTCAGTCAACATCAGAGAATGTGCTTGGGGGAACCAAATAATGAGTGTAGTGAAAGTGGGAGGGTCTTAAATAAGAAATCACACCTCACTCAAAATCAGAGGGCTCACAAAGGGAAGAAAACCTATGACTGTAATAAATGTGGGGACAGCTTCCCTAAGAAAACAGACCTTTCTCAACATCAGAGTGTGCACACAGGAAAAAAGCCCTATGAATGTAGTGAATGTGGGAAGTCCTTTTTTGTAAAGTCCAACCTCACTGAGCATCAGAGAACTCACACAGGAGAAAAACCCTACAAGTGTTGTGAATGTGGAAAATCCTTCTGCCAGAAGTCAGCCCTCACCGTACATCAGAGAACTCACACgggagagaaaccctataaatgtaatgaatgtgggaaaaccttctGTGTGAAGTCAAACCTTACTCAACATCAAAGGacccacacaggagagaaaccctataaatgtaaTGAATGCTGGAAATCTTTCTGCGTGAAATCCAACCTCATTGTACATCAGAGAactcatacaggagagaaaccctacaGATGTCCCgaatgtgggaaaaccttctATGAAAAGTCAGCCCTCACaaaacatcagagaattcacacaggggaaaaaccctatgaatgtaatgaatgtaGAAAAACCTTCAGCCAGAGGTCAGCCCTCACcaaacatcaaagaaaaaaacataagaagaaaACTCCCACCAACACTCTCTACGTGCAGAAGCCATCCTCTGCAGTTCATAGCCATTGA
- the ZNF334 gene encoding LOW QUALITY PROTEIN: zinc finger protein 334 (The sequence of the model RefSeq protein was modified relative to this genomic sequence to represent the inferred CDS: inserted 8 bases in 6 codons; deleted 2 bases in 2 codons; substituted 9 bases at 9 genomic stop codons): MCIFLHPLSYIKEIGFIQGPDCRLHPGGVAAPGPCSEAPVEGCDAGEQPHLIPKVQRAWSKFCIILTGYNVSKPDVIFRLEQGEEPWTVEEFSSQNYSEADDALKEDKEIQGKHLRQIVFFCNKTLITERATVFEKTFNLGMNIIPSRKTPYRYPCGNNLKTNSEVILAKKSYFXKVPGECGKTQLVSKQDKSRSGMKQYKYNPVRKARSQNEDLILQQNIQALKRPFGYGKCGKTXFKRAVLFTXKRVHSERKPSXCNECRKTFSKKSTLIVHXRFHTGEKPYVRNDCRKTFRVKTNLTRHRRIHTGDXPYEXSECGKTFTDKLALVVHQKIQXGEKSYECHECGKTFFGKSALTEHFRSHAGXKPYECKECGNTFNKXSYLAVHQQTHRGEKPNECEECGKTFCHSALNVHQRSHTGEKPYECSQCGKILCTKAALTAHXITHRGEKSYPCNKCGKFFCHKSTLTIHHRTHTREKRSVFNKCGRTFAVTSNHSEYKRVHTKGNLYECNGRGHAINKNSHIKHQRTIWERPYECSEYGRSYCQKSALTRHQRTHTGERPYECNECGKTFQQKFSLVQHQRTHTGXKPXECAERGKLCYKSAFRVHRRIHMGEKPXECNACGEAYHRLWTLTEHQKIHTGXKPCECHGCEKTFCHKSNFLLHQKTHKE; this comes from the exons ATGTGTATTTTCTTACATCCCCTTTCTTACATAAAAG AGATTGGTTTCATTCAAGGACCTGACTGCAGACTTCACCCAGGAGGAGTGGCGGCACCTGGACCGTGCTCAGAGGCTCCTGTAGAGggatgtgatgctggagaacAACCGCATCTCA TCCCCAAAGTCCAAAGGGCTTGGTCCAAGTTCTGTATCATTTTAACAGGGTAT AACGTTAGCAAACCAGATGTGATCTTCAGACTGGAGCAAGGAGAAGAACCATGGACAGTAGAGGAATTCTCAAGTCAGAACTACTCAG AAGCTGATGATGCCTTAAAGGAGGACAAGGAAATCCAAGGCAAACATTTGAGGCAAATTGTATTCTTCTGCAATAAAACACTGATTACAGAGAGAGCTACTGTATTTGAGAAAACATTTAATCTGGGCATGAATATTATTCCCTCAAGAAAAACACCCTACAGATATCCatgtggaaacaatttaaaaactaattcaGAAGTAATCCTTGCAAAGAAAAGCTACTTTTAAAAGGTTCCTGGTGAATGTGGGAAAACACAACTCGTTTCTAAGCAAGACAAAAGTCGTTCTGGAATGAAACAATACAAATATAATCCAGTTAGGAAAGCCAGAAGTCAAAATGAAGATTTGATTCTACAGCAGAACATTCAGGCTTTGAAGCGACCTTTTGGCTATGGAAAATGTGGGAAAA GCTTCAAGAGGGCAGTCCTCTTCACATAGAAGAGGGTACATTCTGAAAGGAAACCAAGTTAATGTAATGAATGTAGGAAAACCTTTTCTAAGAAGTCCACCCTCATTGTAC AGAGATTTCATacaggggagaaaccctatgTTCGTAATGACTGTAGGAAAACTTTCCGTGTAAAGACGAACCTTACTCGACACcgaagaattcatactggagattGACCCTATGAATGAAGCGAATGTGGAAAAACCTTCACTGACAAATTGGCCCTCGTCGTGCATCAGAAAATTCA AGGGGAGAAATCCTATGAGTGTCATGAATGTGGGAAGACCTTTTTTGGGAAGTCAGCCCTCACTGAACATTTCAGGTCACACGCGGG GAAACCTTACGAATGCAAAGAATGTGGGAACACCTTCAACA AATCTTACCTCGCTGTTCATCAGCAAACTCACAGAGGAGAGAAACCAAATGAATGTGAagaatgtgggaaaaccttctGTCATTCAGCCCTCAATGTGCATCAGAGAtctcacacaggagagaaaccctacgAATGCAGTCAGTGTGGA AAAATTTTATGTACTAAAGCAGCCCTCACGGCACATTAGATAACTCATAGAGGAGAGAAATCTTACCCATGTAACAAATGTGGGAAATTTTTCTGCCATAAGTCAACACTCACTATACATCACAGAACTCACACTAGAGAGAAACGCAGTGTCTTTAATAAATGTGGTAGAACATTCGCTGTGACGTCAAACCACAGTGAATATAAGAGAGTGCACACAAAGGGGAATCTTTATGAGTGCAACGGACGTGGACATGCCATCAACAAAAACTCACACATCAAGCATCAGAGAACTATATGGGAGAGACCATATGAATGTAGCGAGTATGGGAGAAGCTACTGCCAGAAGTCGGCCCTCACTCGCCATCAGAGGACACACACAGGAGAGAGACCCTACgagtgtaatgaatgtgggaaaacttTCCAGCAGAAGTTCTCCCTTGTTCAACACCAGCGAACTCACACTGGGTAGAAGCCATAAGAATGTGCTGAACGTGGGAAATTGTGCTATAAGTCAGCCTTCAGAGTACATCGGAGAATTCATATGGGAGAGAAACCCTAGGAATGTAACGCGTGTGGGGAAGCCTACCATCGGCTGTGGACTCTCACTGAACATCAGAAAATACACACAG AGAAACCCTGTGAGTGTCACGGATGCGAGAAAACATTTTGCCACAAATCAAACTTCCTGCTACATCAGAAAACTCATAAGGAATGA
- the LOC136135430 gene encoding thyrotropin-releasing hormone receptor-like: protein MPHPPLAVRAVTLTLVPLVCAVRVAGNATVVLVVVRSRHTVTPTNCYLVSLATADLLVLLAAEVPTVAEAASAQVWVFGHAGCLGITYVQYVGINASKVERYLAICRPLSAQVLSTAAWTKRSAALVWLGTGAYALWSSAATACHALYLPVYFLGLALFYALPLGLATVSYALIARVLFAGPLPPGDWERSGSVHQGGPAGQGHFSFRGKRGDLNSQKQMLAVVVVLYALLWLPYPTLVVVNSFLSPPYLNLSFLLFCLLCIYVNSAVNSIIYALMSQRCREAFHGLFQCRLAVPQLPPQEATPVYYSVIKDCSQHRLGSWKEPGSVMSSQSTELSSLLHVFSVDILAVSQSSSPALSKP from the exons ATGCCCCACCCTCCATTGGCTGTACGGGCGGTGACCTTGACCCTGGTGCCCCTCGTGTGCGCCGTGCGTGTGGCGGGCAACGCCACGGTGGTCCTGGTGGTGGTCCGGAGCCGCCACACGGTCACACCCACCAACTGTTACCTGGTGAGTCTGGCCACCGCGGACCTGCTGGTGCTCCTGGCTGCTGAAGTGCCCACCGTGGCCGAGGCGGCATCCGCGCAGGTTTGGGTCTTCGGCCACGCAGGCTGCCTGGGCATCACCTACGTGCAGTACGTGGGCATCAACGCGTCCAAGGTGGAGCGCTACCTCGCCATCTGCCGTCCTCTGAGCGCCCAGGTTCTGTCCACCGCGGCATGGACCAAGCGCAGTGCAGCACTGGTGTGGCTGGGCACCGGCGCCTACGCGCTTTG GAGCAGTGCTGCTACCGCGTGTCACGCTCTCTACCTGCCCGTCTACTTCCTGGGCTTGGCGCTCTTCTATGCGCTGCCCCTGGGCCTGGCCACCGTGTCCTATGCACTCATAGCACGCGTCCTCTTCGCGGGGCCGCTGCCTCCTGGTGACTGGGAACGATCGGGCTCTGTGCACCAGGGCGGCCCCGCTGGCCAAGGGCACTTCTCCTTCCGTGGCAAGAGGGGTGACCTCAACTCCCAAAAGCAG ATGCTGGCTGTGGTGGTGGTCCTTTATGCTCTGCTATGGCTGCCCTACCCCACCCTGGTGGTGGTGAATTCCTTCCTGAGCCCGCCTTACCTCAACCTCAgcttccttctcttctgcctcctttGCATCTATGTGAACAGCGCAGTCAACTCCATCATCTATGCCCTCATGTCCCAGCGCTGCCGGGAGGCCTTCCATGGACTATTTCAGTGCCGGCTGGCCGTGCCCCAGCTTCCGCCCCAGGAGGCCACCCCTGTTTACTACAGTGTCATCAAAGACTGTTCCCAGCACAGACTGGGCTCTTGGAAGGAACCAGGAAGTGTGAT gtcatcacagagcaccgagctgagctccctgttaCACGTCTTTTCCGTGGATATTCTTGCTGTCTCCCAATCCTCCAGCCCTGCTCTTTCCAAGCCATAA